Part of the Falco cherrug isolate bFalChe1 chromosome 1, bFalChe1.pri, whole genome shotgun sequence genome, AGTTCTGCAGCAAAACAACTGCTGCCAAGTACTTGAGCTCCATGCTATGTGCCTTTCAGACAGTTTTGCTTCAGGCTAAACCCATTACCTGCTGGGGTACACTTAGCACATTCCTGAAGCACAAGTACCAGTTCCAATCCATCTGAAAACAGCCCAGTCCCCTGGATCCGAGATCACCCTGAAATGTGAGCCAAAGCACAGTAAATGGGGACTATCTGAAAAGTCATGTAAGGGCACTACTAATCAAACTATGGTACTAATGTAGAGCCATCTGTAATTGAAAGGACAGTTAATTCTTCTCTAAATGCCAGCCACTCCAGTGAGACATGACAAACATGAGATGGACAAATGCATTTGATCAAGACCTTGGCTCTGTGGTATTTCCAGTAGCTGTGCACAGCAGAGCTAATaatgcagggaagggaaaaaacctagCTTTTTCATTCACCTTTTTCTTGGAAGAGCACATTCTTTTAATGAGAGGCAAAAGCCTCAGTTATTGAATACTAATTATAATGTTGTACCACAAGAAGAGACGCTACAGGCTCCACGTATTCTCTAGTTTATTATTTAATCTGTCTTAATTAATGTCTGAAAAGTGATGGGGTTTCCTCCACTGAACAGAAGCAATCAATGTGTTTACACAATCTGGGAAGTTACTGACCAAGGCTGGCTCTGTGCCTGCAAGGACTGGCATGTCAGATGAGATATCCATTGACAACACTTCCTCTGTCACCAGAGACAAGCTTGTAAGGCACCCCACTGCATCTGGCACTGTTCTCAGAGGCCACAAAAAGAATGAGTTTCATAAAACCACCTCCATTCCAGAACATTTTACTGAGAATATTTATGCATATAACGATTATCAAGAATGTGCTGAACTCCCATTCATTTAGAGCAAGTTAAATGAGGACTAAATATACTAAGTCCTCATGCAAAGGGCAGCTTATACATGTGTTTAAATTCTTTGTTAAGTTACTTCTATGTAAGCATAATTGGAGAGACCAAGCATACAATAGCATCATTTCATAGATATTATATTCTGCATATATTAATTTCATCAGTTATTTCtatgctatttaaaaacatataaagaAATTCAAATCCCATACCTATGTAACATAGTTTCAGTGGAAACTTTGTGATCTGTGCACAGGATTGTTCTAGTTCagagtgctgcttttttttttttttcttttttaggggggtgttgggttttgttcgttaggttttttttaaaaatcagaatacaTCACTGAATACCATTTCCAGCTCAAACTCTTCAGGAGAAAGATAAGGActtcacatacatttttataatgttttaagaaaaacaaaggttttGCCTACcaagacaaatatttaataatgcAAATACTAAAGTTTTAATAAGTAATGCAATCATTCAAGCTACTATTTAGTAAAGATACAAAGAAAGACAATAAGATAAATCACAAAATGGGatggaaatgaaaagcatgCTGAGAAAGGTGTCATTTTAACAAAGATATTCAGAATATAGAGGTTCTTTTGTTTTACTCACTTGTTAAACCTAATGCCTCTATTGAGGTCACTACCAAGTATTCTTCAACTTTGAAATCCCACTTGctctttgttttacttttgtgtTACAACCACTTTTAAGAACACAGACTCTCTAGCAATACACAACAAAACTCTCTATGTAGCATGACCTTTTTGGCATGGTTGAATGCAAGTTGTAATAGAACAGATACTCCATTCTGATGATGATTCTGAATTCCCCACCAAATGCTTCGTACATAAATTTTAGAtatgtaaatatgtataaactacatctaaaaaaattatatagtaTATATTTATAACTATATAAAACAGTAGCTTCATTAGGCCACCCAAAACTTCACGTTTAGAATAAAGTGCCAGAAAATATTCCTGATGTAGCCTGGATGTCTTAAAGCTACACTGTCTATCTTTGTCTACTCGTAAAGCAAGCCACTACCTTTTCCATTCCAGCTTCTGCAGATAACCTTCAGAACATCTTTCAATGTAACAGGTTTTCTTCATTATATCTTTTCTCTGTTAAATTAAGTATGGCCTTCTCTTCCACTTCATTTCTCCAACTTCTGATCTGTTTTtagtttgcatttgtttttctccatttatcTTTCTagtagaaagaaacaaaaatttaacaaagcagcagagaaattcTCCTTTCTCATTCATATTGCATATGACTTAATTTGTAATTCTTATCTATCTTAATACAAAACTTTACATTAATTCTTATATTGCTTCCTCACCTAAGATTTTAAGTTCAGTCCTTATgccttctgttttaaaaggtaCATTAAATTTGGTCTGATACTGCTTcttcattcagtttttaatttctagaTACAGGATATTCCAGAGGTAGTTACttcatgtatgtattttatacatTCAATGTTTTCTTCACTCTGTTCACCTTAACTTATATTCACAGCATGAATCACACTGATGGGTTATGTAATTCCAATAGTTTATTCTATTACCTTTCCAGTTGATTACAATATGGATTCTATTTTCACCATTTCCTAAATCCTCAGAAAAGCTATCAACAAGACTTCTCAGCAGAAAATGAATCAGATGAAGAACATTAACAATATTCTATTACATGAATCTGAGTGATACAAAACTAATTCCTATTAGCTAATATTCCATATAAATAGGGATGCTTGCTAAGCCATAAATGTGCATTAAGATCCTCAAGCTAAATTTGAAATGTAAGATGCTTTAATTATTGCCCTATTACTGCTTAGTATTTCACCAGTTCGTTTTGAAATTACTTATTTCCTTATGATACTAAAAAAACAGTATTCCAAGTCTAATCAGTATTTTGTCTGAATATTTAGTTTggtatatttcatttttaacaataaATATCAGTTAAGCTTTGAAAATACTAAGGACCTCCAAAGGCCTAACTCATTTTCTGGTCTGTTAAGAGTAGATTTATTAGAGCTACTGGTAAAAGGGATATGAGACAATTACATCTCCACTGCAATGTCCAGGTACAGCAGAAAGTTAAGTAGTCTTAACCTGGTCTAACAAGAGTGTCTCAGGTTTGCCCAGGATCTAGACTTTTTGCACAGTGAACCTggatttttgcctttcagtaGCATTTTGAGAGGCTCTGGCTTTTCACTAAGGAAGCACTGGGTTTGCTCTTTCCTTCCTATTATCTGTACTGTATCTCTGCTGCgattattacaatttttttttgggggggggggggggacgggggggggaGACCTGAGCTCCTCAAAGTACTTTATACATGTATTTATCATTATACTAATTTTCAAGGTCCCTGATAATTAGTAAATTCTCTTGCCACAAACCTTTGATGCAATCACATGATTTCAAGACCAGCAATCCAGaccaaatttattttgtttcagagacAAGAATCAGCAGTGGCAACTTTAAAGGTTTGTGAGTTAATAAAGCATTTCCTTTTGCAGATTTTGGGAATTCCCCTAGAGGTGAAGATGGCAACCCAGATAACAATGACAATACAGTTGCTTGTCTTCTCAAAGTGACTATCggtttgaaaaaaatcactgcttgTAGAGCTAAAACTAGCTCTGAGGTGGCTCCACCATTTTATAGGCAAGAATATGCCCACACCTCTTTAAGGGCTTGCTTGGCACATTCTGGTATTAAGATTTGAAGGATCCACTCCAGTCTGCAAGGGAGAAGGAGGATTCCACATACCCTGAGGTTAAGACAGGAAGAGGGATGCTCCAGACATTGTTTCAGACATTCAGTGTTTGAGAACCTTTGTGTTTTCTACCTGATCTTACTGTGCTTGGAGAGGAATGCAGCCAGGGCTAGTAACAAGAGGACACTTGCTTTTGGGAGGGGAAGCAGGGGGCACATAAGGGTTGTCAGAAGCTGGAGAGTATTTCAGAGAACTGATTACTTGGTCTGGGGGCATTCCAGTCAATACATTCTGTTTACtaacctgaaaaacaaagcaaaatgccaCAAACCTGAATTATTAGCTTTAAGGATATCTTCCAATTTCTTACCTGGATAAGACAAAAGTATAACCATGCAACagcacagaactgaaaaaacacacaacaaacaaaacaagttacAGGCAAATTTAACAAACATATACGCAAAAATGCACAAGCATTAATGTTTGACTAATGACAAAGACTGGTCACCAGGTTGACTTTATTCTGATTCTAGTTTtgaacacacacaaacaacTACTATGAAAcaattttaagcaaaaaaatacactcgagtttttacagatatttaaaaatttcttccacGAACATTTTGatagaaaaagacagaaaacaatatcccttgcaaatttattaatttgaaaagatgTTATATATAAGCAAACTTCGTAAAATGCCATGCAGTAGTTTCCTAcggacatttttttccttcatatccTTTAAAACTGGTATTTAAAATCCccttttattcttaaaaatatttataaaaataaaataatgttgttGTTAACTTCAGCTACAGTTTACTGTTTCCAGTGGATTTATTGCAACTATAACTTGCACACAGTGAAGTATGCACTTCACGAATACGTGATCATTTCTATGGACAAGCACCTGGTACCTGCACTGCAGTCCTGATCCTGTTTTCACTGAAGCCAGTGACAAAACTCTCATGAGCTTCAAAAGCAGTTAatcccccccccacacacacacacttatttGCTCTGATGTAACAAAAACTAACATcagaggttttggggttttattttaattgtcagaaaaagcaaatcCCAGATTTAGAATTTTGAATCAAGCGAAGCAAACTGTGTTATTATAATCTGTTTTTACATCTAAGCTCtgacttgcttttcttttgcctatatgtaaaatacaagaataatttttcattattacagGACTACTATAAAAACTGAGGTTTATGAATGCTTTTAGCTTGAAATGGCGGGCAAGCATTCTCCTTGCCCTTTAGGTCATGTCTTCAAAGAGAATAACTTGTTCAAATATACACTGGTAAATTTTTTCTTGAGATACAAAAAAGTTTGCCACACAAACTCTCAGTAAGAATAAGCCGTGAAAgcagagttttgtttttaaatatgaaatagtcaaattaaaatttaagacAGCTATGGCTATTTCTTTGCatctaaaaataacaatacattttttattcatACAAATAAATGGTTTAAACAGTCATAACAAATACAAAAGGGCTAACTACTCCCTACTGCTCAGAAATATAGCCTGGAAGGCTCCAACTTTGAAACCACGTACAATCCAACAAGACTGCATTGACAGCTTTGCAATCAAGGTGGTCAGAAAGTCATTTATGTAGTACTGCATCAACAATCTGTGACTAGTCATGCAAGCAGTCCTAGTATCTAGGAActatttaaatatgcaaatacaaAGGAATTAATTGACTAAATGCTGCTTTAGCATCTCCTGGCAATTAGAAATCTGGGAATGGCCTTTCACAGTACTTCATCTCAATGGCAAGTGTAATTTACTGCTGCCTCCATTACAGACACACCAGTGAGAATGCTTGAACATGCAAGTCCCAGTACAGAAGAATAGCTGCACATCTTTGTGAAGAGTATCAGAAATCTTGCTACTTTGtcataattaattaataatcAGAGGCTTGTATAAAGAATACATTCAGCACACATAGCAAAAAATAGCAGTGATCCATTATTAACTTAAtattcagcattaaaaataagtCAAAGCAGAACACCAATAGCAGCAAAATAACTCAgggttttaaaatatcttggTATTAGCTAGAATCTTCTATCACCTACACTGGCACTGAATAATTGAAGAAAGCATgcatttaaatagctttttaattCACAGATGTTAGAACATATGCAGTGCATCTTAATACCCAACTTTTTCAGCAGTATGACTGCAGTAATTTCACCTTACAACAAATAGCTATCTTTACTAAAAATCCATGAGCAGTCACTTCAGGCTTTAACATATTATACCAATAAACAAATTAAGCCAAAATTGCACATGTATAAACCAGATGATATATGTAAACTTCATATTCAgcttctgtttgcaaacagaTACCTATTCCTTACCTGCCTGCTGGGGAAGAAAGTAAGTCTAATTAGCAATATTGGTCTATCTGGAAACAAGATGTCActatgcaaataattttattctggtCAATGATAAGCAATTCTGCCTCCAAgattttttcagcaaaactgaGGAAAGACTGAACTAAGTTTCCTCTCAAATCAAGTTTTAGAAATAAGATATATTGCTGTACTGTCTAtaggaaaacaaagttaaaGAATCCCCCTGGCTTTGAGCTCCCCAAGCAGAACACTACACCGTGATACCACTGAAAAGTTACTGAAGTACTTAATGCTACAAAGATAACATACATCATTCAACACACATTGCCATCAGCTATACAGTCTTAAAAACGTATGTTGAAGGGAAAGCAAAGTTTAGTAAAACCTTCACACAGGACgacaaaagcagcaaatactTCCCCTCCTTGGAAACGAAAACATGTTTAAGAGTctatttttaagatgtttaaaacatctttaaaaaaactaaCCCAAAAACACAGCAATGACTTTGTCTTGGGCAAAGATGGCCTTGTCCTGGAGGCAGagtgatatttaaaaaattatttctgattacaAGTTGCTACTTAACGtaaaaacaatttcttcttttggttttatCCAAAGGATTTGTAAGCCTGGTAATGTGCTACCAGTTTATTtaaacttttgctttccttgctaTTTTCAGCTTGTGGAGCTAGCACAAAACATTTACTAGAGCTTAATGGCTTGTTCTCTTGTTGCTGTTATTACAAACCATTCAAATGGAAAGTTGTTAAGTGTGCAGTTTGAATTCATAGGTGCTTGTTTTCCACTGGTTGACATCTGCATTGATCATATTGCGCTCTGTGAAAGTAACCTCTCCTTCTGAATCAATGAGAATGACCGTGTTAGTCCTGAAACAACATAAGGGTAGAGGGTTAAGCCTTGTGTCCGTTACGTAAGTTTGCGGGGTCCCATCCCTCATCCCCAAAGgttttagctcttttttttttcttgaccacATCATCACCACGCTAGCAGGGCAGAAATCGCCCTAGCAAGTTCAAATGGGCATTTTGAGTCCCTTCTTCCATCACTCTGCTGCTCTGATTCCCCGATATACTTGCAGCAGCTGACACATAGCTGCTTATTTACAGAGAATATGATAACAGGTCAAACTTTTTCCAGTGCCAAGTGTTCCATTCAGAAGTAGCATAAAACCAAGTTTTTCTTCACAGCCTACATGTACCCCATTGGGTTATTCCTGTTAACAGtactttttcattctttcctttcaaaTCAATTGTCCATTAAGATTTAAACATCGCTAATCATCATCACAGGACACTGATGCAcaatcacagaagaaaacctctttctttctctagcAACCTTCCAAAAGGgaaatttgttttcaggaaaagcagattCCATTCATGCATCTATGCCATTTTGTCATGTGTAAGCTGTCATTTCTCTATGGACACTGCAGTATCCCGCCAGAGAGATGACTGACAGAAGCTGGAATCTTTCACCATCCTGAAGTCATTTCACAGTTGTTCACTCATATAAAAAAGGGCTTAATTTCCTCAGAAGAATATCTTGAGGCCTCATTAACAATTCCTATTCACTAACCCATGTTGCTAAGGGAAAGGTAAGTTTGAGCATACAATTACAGGAGGAGGGAAGACTCGAGATACAGTGTTAATTCACCAGTATGAAGTCAGTATTTCTACTGTTATCCCTGTTTCCTTTGAAACAGCCAGACTGCAACCTgtgaaggaaggggaggaagatGCTTCTTTACCATTTTAAATCTTCATTATCCCATATTTCAAGTGTTCTTTGAATACATTTTATAGAGATACTCTGGTTTTGCAATGGTTTCTTAGAATACCAACCTAACATACTTACAGAAGCACGTGCTCTCTGCTTATCGATTTACACCTACAGTGGAAACACTACAGCTGATACGCCAGAGACACCGATCTGACAAAATCATTGGCAAACTTTAGAGTAGGAAttccccaccagcagcaacagGGTTCACCTATAATTCTTTCCCACTGAGAATTAAATGCAAGATACATTGCATTATTCTGTTGTTCTTGCAGCTTTGGTAGAACAGCCTGAGCAGAAAGTGAGAGTATCTCAGTAAGAACAGCAGCATCAGTTaggggaagaacagaaatacatgttCTTTTGAACAAAAGTAATAGGTTTTTCATCTATGAAAATGGCAGCTACATATTACAATGAGATGCCTAAAGAAACTTCTAACTTAGCTGTGCAGGTGGCACTACACTTGGTCTTGAAAGAGAAATGTGTTCTGTAATTCCACAGATAGCACAAAAATGCTATTATCTTCTCTAAAACCGTGATTGCAGAACTTTTCATGTTTTGATTATGTCGAAATTAGAGATGGTCTGATCTGCTACTATACTGGGGAACCAGGAGAAGTGTATTACCTTGTCTTGGACAAACTGAAGCTATGTCACACTCCCCACCAAAGATGAATCACAAAGTGTGCTTAAAGTGCTCATATGTAGCAAAGCTAAGACACCAGAATACTgagcaaggaaataatttacttATACTTAATACCTGAACAAATTTAAAGCAGTCACTATAGAATTAAAACCTTCAGCAGCATAACTTAGATTCAAGAGATGCTTTGAATCAGTACACATCTGGTTTTGACTATGAATTTTTTACCTTGTTCCATAACCTGGGCAACGAACACATACAGCTGCATACTTGTTCAATATAGGACGTACATAATCCTTCCCTTGGTCTTCAATCGCAGGGTCTGGTAATTGTctggaaaaagtaataaaaaaaatattgaattcTCCAATATTAACACATCCCTCTTGAACCAAGCTGTGTTGACTGAGTGGTTGATAAATAATCACTTTTTGAGAAGTAGAGTGTGAGTTGTGTGCAAAACTAAAGCATGAAGAAAGCCAGAAGATAAAACAGCTTGTAAAATCTTTCCTAAAAAAGATTCTTTCAAGCTCTCGAACTTTCACCTCgctttaagaaatatttttcataacttGACAAGTTTTTCACTTTCCTTGTTattcatttctgtctttctctaaTTTAGTTTCAATTAGAACATTAATGATCAAGTAATTTGAGGTACATCAGATAAACCAGCATTTTTCCAGTTAAGACTCCAGAGTGCTTTCTGTGTCGAAGACAGacctctctgcttcctttggTCTTATTTGGAATACCTGGAAAATACCTAGGACAAGCCTCAAATAAAATTTGTGAAGGTGCAGCAGAGGACGTGAGCTGGTGCCCCAATTTCTTGAAATATATTCCTATCAAAGCTTGAAAGAGATttggaaatgtaattttattataaAGGAAATCaagctttgtttgttttaattaaacaagCATCAGCACCCCACAGAAGAAATGCTAAGGTCACAAATGTTACTGCAGCAACCCTACATCTCCGGCTTCCCATTCACACCACCAGAACATATTCTCAAACGCTAGCCACAAGTACAATTTCCTATTTCAATAATTACACTTTCCAATTTTATTTATCAAAGTCCAATTTAACTACTGTTATAGcacatttttgtgtttgatttttaagtTTCTTCCATCTTCAAGAAATAGATCCATTTCTGCCCCCCTGCACAGGCCCAGTTGTacctgtaaaataataatagttcAGCAGCCTATCAGTTGTACAGTGAATGTCTGGGGAAGAGGGCAGAACAAAAGTGATGAATTCAACCCCTTTTTCAGAGCTCATCCTGATCTCTGGAGGAGACTGTGCAGTTTGTTATTCTGTAACCAACCTTTTAACCTAACTGGGATCACTTTCTTTGTTGTCATGGTGGAGAAGATCTGTGGATGTTTCAGGGAGAAGCAAGAATAAGTGCATTTCTAGTGTGAGTGGAGCAACTAAGCTCTTCTGACTTCCATactgggcacagggctggacCACACCACAATGTTACAGCGAAGGCACACAGCAGGGCCCTTGAACCTGTGAGAGCCGTCACCTCTCATACTCTACCACTGGCAATTGTATACTCTGCACAAGAGGTGGCTCTCCAGCTTAATGACCCCAAGCAGTTTTAATGAGACTGGAAGGAGCTGCAGTATATCCCTGAGATCACAGTCAAAGGCAGGGCTGAGGCAGAAGAGAAGGGGTAAAAGACAAAACCCTGTatccagcaggaaaaaagggaatTCTGAGAGTAAACCAACCATTGCACTCACTTAATTCCTGTAACACACAGAGTGATCCTAAAGTAACGTGCAATAAGATATGTTATGCAAGTCCAAAGTTAGTGCATATCCATGTGTTCATATGATGAAAAGATCATTTCATCTTGAACTATACTTAGGACAGATTACGGACTTAGTTTTAAGTATTGCTTTTTGCAATtaagtatttccattttatagTCAGATGGTTTCAGATGAGATCATACTGGATTACTGACCATTAAGGGAAGATCATTTGGGCTGTACTATATCTTACACCTTTGTCTTTTTACTCGTAGAAAAGGTAGTAATTAAGGAAAATGGCTTGATCTGGTATCAGATTATAAAAGTTATTAGGATGGCTTCCTAATTACTATTCATCACTCAGATGTCTCAGCTCTTATACAAACATCTAATTTGAACCACTGAAAAATGCCAAACATGAATATTGGCACTAAAATTGATGAAGTTAGGAAACTGGATCTATATACCAGAAACAGCTTTGCTTCAACACAAATCACCCCCTAGAAAGGTAAAAGTCAGGCTAAACGCGGAAGTTACTGGACAGTGAAGAACTGTATTAATTCAGACCACAGCACCTCCTTTACCCTGCTCCATGTCTGGACATGACATGTTATCAATTTCCTTTACTTGTAAACATCTAGCCTATGGGCTCATGTCACAAGTGCAGGAACCTCACTTAGATATTCAAACTCATCTCTTGGGAACTTCCTTATCCAGAGGCCTACAGCTGAACTGTGCTTTTACTTCATCATCTACTTCCGCCACTTTACTTAAAACAATTGTGCTTTTGAGGAAGGCAGGTGGGTTCTACTTTGAAAACAGCTTCCTTCTCTGCCCTCTGCCTACATACAGTCTGGGAGGCAACAGAGAACAGCTAGCAGCTATAACACAAACCTGCTCATGTAAACAAGCACTTACCCTGTAATCAGTAAGAAACTGAACCTTATCCTACAGTGAACCTCCACACAGCTTACAGCAAGCAACATGCACTCGTCACTCTAAGAGAAATGCAATTCTTAAAAGGGCACAGAGAAATCAGTGTACAGTCTATGAGTACCAAGACTGCAGTAATAACATTTACTGTGtctgctgcttaaaaaaaatatcaatattgTTAAAAGTCAGTCATCATGGCGAGAAAGAACATTACTTTTGTCCTTCATTACCCAGCTTTAGTCAGTTAACATAAGGctgaagtttcttttctgtcaaaatAGTTGCtatatgtaatttttaactGGTTATAGCCAGAGTTTACTCAAAATGCAGTATCATGTTCTTACGGTTCTTGATTATTCATCACTGTAAGGAGCTCCTGCACCAAGTCTTCTTTGGTAAGGTCTTGACTTCTCTTGACCACGTCTGTGAAAAGCTGCTTCCCATATTGTAGCTTCTTCCATGGTGTATCCAACAAAGAATTACTCAATCCATATATTCCTATACAtaaacaccaccaaacaaaGCCCAAACAacttattaaatttattttctttgctccaGAGCTTATGTgttatgtaaaaaatattttaattatcttaTCCCACACAAATCCCCTTCTCTGAGGGACAAACCCAAACACTAACAGCAGATCCATCATGAATCTCTTACGATAATTTGCTTATTCATCCTATCGCCAGCTTTTATTTTGCCTCAAAAATAAGTGAGGTCAAACTATGTATCCAAGATGTATACCACgtgataaaataaatacaacacTCCTTCAGATAGTAAGAGTCTCCCAGGTGTGTAACTCAGAATAACGTAACCATTTCTCAACAATTCTTCCAGACCACTACGTCAGACTGTTTcactgggggggggcgggggggcacaAAGCCAACACATAAcgacaaaaaaaccccaacatccCCAGTTTTGAGCATCATTGCCTTAAGGTTACTAAAATTAGATGAATTTGATTTTCAGCACTCTTATTAACACAATGTACACTTTGGAGTGAAATCAGGTGCAATATCaaaccctccccccccccccccccccccccccaacactaATAGAAACATTAAGGTATGATGTAAACCAAGTACAAAATAACTTGCAATCATGATATTTTTgagtttatttctgtaaagcaaCTTCTACCCTTCACACTTTACATGTTATGAAATCAATgaattctgtaataaaaaaggTGTATAGTAAGTTTAAGATTTACAAGCAGTAACATTCAACTGCTTACAGACCAGTCCCTGCAGACCTTTTCTAGCTGCATAGTGTCAACGTACTTACTAAACAATGTTCAGAAggggtgaaagaaaaatatcgATTTAATCGGAAAAGGTATTCTGATGATTTGCAGTTGTCATTACAGATTTCACAAATTTTAATCCAATTTACATGATTCCCCAGCTAACCTTTACCTGCAGGTATGCTGTAAGACACATGCCCCATTCTTAAACTGCAGACTATAGCTGACATGCATCTTATGCTGGGCTCTGCTTAAGCACACTTCTGTGCTAAAATTCAGTTactttgtttcagttttactCTAATCCGTATCTTCAACGGTTATTTTTAGTCTCTGGTTTGCTAAACTAGGAAAAAGGTACAACAGAATTAATGAAATTTTTTCAGTTTAGCTGTATtaatcataatttatttttgcctctgATTTTACTACTGAAAAACACTGCACAGCAACATCTGGTGACAGGAAGGAGCCTTCTCTTTAGAGGTACCCTGTATTTCTCCGCACAATCCAAACAAATAAGCACAAAGACTACAAAACCTCATTTCTCCCTAAAGGCAGCcacatacacagaaaagaaatttgttGTTGAGGCGTGGAGACTACCTTTGTTACAGTCTACAGATAACTCAAAGCTGTGATTAAATTTCTCATTACAAGCAggcagattttaatttttttttttaatgtttgcattaaaacctgttttgtgCTTGTAGCTGTACAAAAACTAACAGCTTTTTCCAAGAATTTATGCTGTAATTGCTACAGTAACTATTTGCCTActggcagcagcattttga contains:
- the TANGO2 gene encoding transport and Golgi organization protein 2 homolog isoform X3, which produces MEEGKEGGTWLGISKKGKMAALTNYMQPKIDKNAKGRGALVTNFLTADLDSYSYLKKVSVEGHLYNGFNLLAADLNTTKGDVICYYGNKGEPEPVFLNAGIYGLSNSLLDTPWKKLQYGKQLFTDVVKRSQDLTKEDLVQELLTVMNNQEPQLPDPAIEDQGKDYVRPILNKYAAVCVRCPGYGTRTNTVILIDSEGEVTFTERNMINADVNQWKTSTYEFKLHT